The Candidatus Binataceae bacterium DNA segment TCCCGAGAAGGCGGGCTGGCACTCTTAAAGTACCACACTACCTCGCTAGAAGAAGTTTGAATGCGGCCTGCAAATGCCGACATGATTGACGCAAGCTGTGAGACGGTGAATCCGGCGCCCAACTGACGCTCAAGCGACTCGCGCGTGAGTCTCAGAAAGCCAGAGCGTTGGACACGCACATAGGCTCCGCAGTCCACGATCTCGACGCTGTCGGTTGGATTGTCCTCCTCAATCGCGCGAATCACGAACTCCACTTGATCGCACATTCGAAGAACCGGACCGACCGCATCGTTCATGGACCGCCTTCCTCTCTGAGCGCCTCACGCGTAGTCGACGAAGACATGTAGTCGACGAAGACATGCTGAAAAGGTCCGATGCCGACTTGAGTTACGGTTGCGTCCCGGGCCACTGCGCGTCCCTTGTAATATACAACCATGTCACGATCCTGCGGTCGCACGCGTTTTCCCACCGAATGATGCGCGACCTTTCTCGCGACCTCGGCCATCGTATCGGCCGTTGTAATGACAACCAATTGCAGCACGAAGTCATCGCCGAATTTGGCGTTAATGGGAAGGGATTGTGGTTCGTTCATGATCGCTCGCTTATGACGCGCTCTATTCCGCGGCTGCCCGCTGACGGTAGTCCTCAGCCCACTTGTAGGCGTAGGCATCGTCTCCCATGACCTCAGGGGTGATGCCCATGTATTTGAGCGCCCCAGAAACGTCAGGTGGTTGTATTTCTCCCGCCAAGAGGCGTTCGCCAATCGTCTTCACGTGGAGCGTATCGCGATCTTCCCACCAAATCTGCCGACACACCTTCGAGCAGAAGTGATAGGTATGCTCGTTATGGGTCAGTGCGAAGCTCTGAACACGGAACTTTCCATCAGGTGAAGAGGTATGAGTGCATTGCGGTAGATGGCACGTGTTACAGAGCCACGGCAAGGTCTCGGGAAGCGTCGCTTGTAGGTCGCCGTTGTTTACGTTGGTAATGATTTGATCCCAGATCGGTCCGTAGATCTCTTCCCATTTTGGGTACTTCGCGCTGAGCCATTGTCTCTCAGCCTTGGACACGCCCGCCTGCGGTTTCCACCACACTGTCTGCCGCCAGAACCAGACCCCGAGATGCAACGAGTGTTGCCAGATATCCAAGCCTTCAATGAATTCATCCCAATACCAAGGCTTCTTGAGACCGTAATCTTGGAGCATTCTGAAGAATTGGCCAATGACCCATTCCTCCATGAATTCCTTGTAGGACTGCTTTCGGTGACCCAGCGGCGTGTAGTAGTCCATCGCAGGACCCGTAAGGACAGCGAAGACGCGAGCCGACAGCCAGAACGTCTTGTCCACGATCCACTGCGCGCGTGCGGGGTCGTGCTTCATCAGAATTTCCAGAGTCGGTCCGCCCTGCTGTGCATGCCGCGCCTCGTCTGTCTGAATGGACGAGATCATGTTGGCAAAATTGATGTCTCCCGAAGCGAGTGCGTCCGATGCGAGAGCGACGAACTGCAAATTCGTAAAGCCGGTCTCGAAAACGAGCGGCAATTGGATTGCCGTATCGACGACATTGCCGCCCACCATCATAGCGTCAAAAAGAGCACGCGCTGAGATGATCGCCCAATTGTTCGTGTGGAACGCCTTTAACGCCCAGT contains these protein-coding regions:
- a CDS encoding toluene monooxygenase; translation: KISYPEYVSVQREKEAGAFAVKAALQRSSVFESMDEGWKSCAKLHFGGVSLAEYTAFVAEARMARFGLSGTWRNMAVFGALDEIRHCQLSLFFAHEFIGRDPQYDWALKAFHTNNWAIISARALFDAMMVGGNVVDTAIQLPLVFETGFTNLQFVALASDALASGDINFANMISSIQTDEARHAQQGGPTLEILMKHDPARAQWIVDKTFWLSARVFAVLTGPAMDYYTPLGHRKQSYKEFMEEWVIGQFFRMLQDYGLKKPWYWDEFIEGLDIWQHSLHLGVWFWRQTVWWKPQAGVSKAERQWLSAKYPKWEEIYGPIWDQIITNVNNGDLQATLPETLPWLCNTCHLPQCTHTSSPDGKFRVQSFALTHNEHTYHFCSKVCRQIWWEDRDTLHVKTIGERLLAGEIQPPDVSGALKYMGITPEVMGDDAYAYKWAEDYRQRAAAE
- a CDS encoding toluene-4-monooxygenase system B family protein is translated as MNEPQSLPINAKFGDDFVLQLVVITTADTMAEVARKVAHHSVGKRVRPQDRDMVVYYKGRAVARDATVTQVGIGPFQHVFVDYMSSSTTREALREEGGP